The nucleotide sequence AGTTTTTAACTGCCCTAAAGGACTATGCAGTTATGAACAATACTATTATTGTAGTCCCAATTAAAGAAGAAATATTCGACACAAGAGAGCTGAGCATCCTCAAAAGAGAATTTGGAGAGCTCAAACTTTAACTTAAAACTTCACCCTCTCAATCTGGTAATATACAATGTCATTATCTTCATCAACAATCGCCATGATCATTTTCTTCCTCACTCCGTGTGCGACCCTTATTCTTGCCGTTAAATCATTTGGAAACATTTTTTGGCTCTCACTTACAACCCAAATGAGCCAATCTGAATGTTCCTCCATCCCTTTGCGATAAACTCTAAAGTGGGAGCCGTATTTGAGGGCAGTTTTTACAACGTATCCCCTATCTCTTAAATCTTTATACACTAAAAACTTCAGATCAAACTGCTCGTCTTTCTTCTTTCCTAAATCAAAAAGCTCTCCCAGGCTCAGCTCCCTATTCCCATCAAAGACTTTAATTTTCCCTTTATCCACCAAGTATGCGGCTTCAATCAGAGATAAGAAAAGCTTTCCGTTGATGACTTCTCCAAAATACCGCTTGTTGTAAAACTGATTTATTGCCTTCTCTCTTTCACTGAAAACCCTTTCTCCGCTTAGATAAAAAGCAATTGGTTCCTTCAATTCCCTCCCCTCCATTCATTCGCTGGCAAGACCATGTAATATGCATCTTCTCCATCTGAATAGTAGCCGATGATCCTCTTCACCTTTCTAAATCCAAGGGTTTCATAAAGCTTTATCGCCTTTTCATTGCTAACCCTAACCTCCAATCCTATGTATCTAGCTCCTTTTTCTATGAGTTTATTAATTACCGAAGTCATCAAGGCTTTACCTATGCCATTCCCCCTATAAAGAGGATCAACGGCTATGCTCATAACGTGTCCTTCTAAATCAGGCTTCAGATACGCCATAACATAACCCACAACTTTCCCGTTATACTCAGCAACCAAAAAAGTATCTGGATTGTTCTCTAGAAACATTATAAAAAGTCCTCTTGGATACTGTTCTCTGAATGACCGATGCTCTATCCTAACTATCTCTGGCAAATCAAAAAGCTTTGCAGGCCTAATGACAACCAAACTTAAAGGGATCCTTTTCATCTGTGGCAAGTCTCTTGAAGAGGCACTCATGTTTTAATTTACTCCCCAGGAACTTTTAACATTTTGGGAGCAAGATTTAAAAGATTCCATGGAGAGCTATGCTTAGTGATGAGTGCCCTTGATCCTGATGAAAAGATGATGAGCGGATTCCTGGCTGATTTCTCCTTTTGTTTATTGAACAAAGATTTATATTCACATCCAAGAGTAATTATGAAAAGGTGGTAACATGAAAATAACAGAAGAAGTCGTTGGTATAGTCAAAGGTGAGGCAACTGTCACAAACTACACATTCTCTGCTCAGCCTGATGCCGAATTACGATTTGGAGAATTTGTTGTTGCCCAAAATAGAGAGGGTGAGTGGGTCATTGGCAATATTAGAAAGCTTGAAAATATAAACTGGCTTCTCAGTGGAGGAAAAAGCACCTATCATGCCCTTCAACTGGATTTAGAACAATATGGAGACAGTATTGAAGCTAATGAAGAACTTATAGCAACTGTAAGAATTCTTGGTAAAATCAAAATTAACGGGGAAAAAGTTGAAGTTTTGCCAAATAGAGTTCCTATTCCCAATGGTAGGAAGGTGTATCGTCTAAGCGATGAAGTTCTCAAGGCAATATATAATCCCGGAGTTGGATATATAGAGATTGGAAATCTTCTTTTGAGAGAAAGTGTTCCAATTTATCTAAATGCTGATGAACTCGTTTCAAGGCATTTTGCAGTTTTAGCTGTTACAGGCGCTGGTAAATCAAATACTGTGGCTGTGATGATTAGTCAAATTGTTGAAAAGCTTAGGGGCACAGTTGTTGTTCTCGATCCTCATGGAGATTACATTAAGCTAAAGCTTCCAAATACTGGAAAAGAGTATGTCAAGATAATTGAAGCTAAAATAAGACCAGAGGAGATGGACAGTGAGGAATTGGCTGATTTGATTGAGGTTGCCAAAAATGCAACAATTCAGAGAGAATTCTTGGCCAAAGCTTGGGAAACCGTTAAGCATGAGTATCCGAACCTAGGTGGCAGAGAGATTATCGAAAAGCTCATGGAAACAATAAGTGATTGGATAAGGCATAAGGAGGCGAGATACTGGGACGGGGCAAAGCAGAGCTATCTAACTGAGGAGCTCAAGTCAGAGAGAGTTGATACTTTGAGGGGAGTTGTTCTGAGAATCAGAAGATTCCTAAGAAACTATGGAGCATTATTGACGAGTGAGGATTTAATTTCCCAGATTGAGCCAGGTAAAGCTAATGTCATTGATTTAGGTCCTTTAGATGAAGGGCAAATGAAAGTTGTCGTTGGTAAGCTTTTGCATGCTATATTTGAGGCGAGAGTGGATTATGAAAAAGCAAGGAAGAAGCTTGAACGCATAAAAGAAGAATTGAGAGAAAGTAAGGTTGCCAGAACTTCAAAGCTTGAGGAAGAAATGAGAGAGCTTGAGAAAACTATGAGGGATATTGAAGCTAAAAGCAAAGCTCTCGCTGAACCAATCCTTCTGATTGTGGAAGAAGCTCACATCTTCGCTCCACAAGGAGAGCACAATGACGCTGTGAGAATTTTAAGCAGAATTGCGAGAGAAGGTAGAAAATTTGGAGTTGGTTTGGGAATAGTATCTCAAAGACCAAATAAGCTGAATGAAGATGTCTTGAGCCAAACAAACACGAAGATAATTTTAAGGATTGTGAACCCAAAAGACCAAGATTATGTTCTTAAAGCGAGTGAGCAACTGAGTTCAGATTTGCTCTCAGATATTGCCTCTCTCGGTAAAGGTGAGGCTGTAATAGTTGGTCAAGCAATTACTCTACCTGCTTTGGTCAAAATACACAACTTCAAATCTAAAGGCGGAGATTACGGTGGTGAAGATATAGGAGTTGTCTCAAGATGGCTCAAGAGGGCTGAGGAAGAAGAAAAGGAGAGGGAAATTCAGCAGATTTATGAGGATGAGGGGATAGAGTATGACCTTTAAATTTGCTCACATTGCTGACGTCCATCTTGGATTTGAGCAGTACCGCTTGCCCTATAGAGCTGAAGAGTTCAGAGAAGCTTTTGAAACTGCGATAAAAAAAGCAGTTGAGGAGAAAGTTGATTTTATCTTGATAGCTGGAGATTTGTTCCACAGGAGTAATCCAAGCCCTCAGACT is from Thermococcus paralvinellae and encodes:
- the endA gene encoding tRNA-intron lyase, with amino-acid sequence MKEPIAFYLSGERVFSEREKAINQFYNKRYFGEVINGKLFLSLIEAAYLVDKGKIKVFDGNRELSLGELFDLGKKKDEQFDLKFLVYKDLRDRGYVVKTALKYGSHFRVYRKGMEEHSDWLIWVVSESQKMFPNDLTARIRVAHGVRKKMIMAIVDEDNDIVYYQIERVKF
- the rimI gene encoding ribosomal protein S18-alanine N-acetyltransferase — encoded protein: MSASSRDLPQMKRIPLSLVVIRPAKLFDLPEIVRIEHRSFREQYPRGLFIMFLENNPDTFLVAEYNGKVVGYVMAYLKPDLEGHVMSIAVDPLYRGNGIGKALMTSVINKLIEKGARYIGLEVRVSNEKAIKLYETLGFRKVKRIIGYYSDGEDAYYMVLPANEWRGGN
- the herA gene encoding DNA double-strand break repair helicase HerA, whose protein sequence is MKITEEVVGIVKGEATVTNYTFSAQPDAELRFGEFVVAQNREGEWVIGNIRKLENINWLLSGGKSTYHALQLDLEQYGDSIEANEELIATVRILGKIKINGEKVEVLPNRVPIPNGRKVYRLSDEVLKAIYNPGVGYIEIGNLLLRESVPIYLNADELVSRHFAVLAVTGAGKSNTVAVMISQIVEKLRGTVVVLDPHGDYIKLKLPNTGKEYVKIIEAKIRPEEMDSEELADLIEVAKNATIQREFLAKAWETVKHEYPNLGGREIIEKLMETISDWIRHKEARYWDGAKQSYLTEELKSERVDTLRGVVLRIRRFLRNYGALLTSEDLISQIEPGKANVIDLGPLDEGQMKVVVGKLLHAIFEARVDYEKARKKLERIKEELRESKVARTSKLEEEMRELEKTMRDIEAKSKALAEPILLIVEEAHIFAPQGEHNDAVRILSRIAREGRKFGVGLGIVSQRPNKLNEDVLSQTNTKIILRIVNPKDQDYVLKASEQLSSDLLSDIASLGKGEAVIVGQAITLPALVKIHNFKSKGGDYGGEDIGVVSRWLKRAEEEEKEREIQQIYEDEGIEYDL